From a single Stomoxys calcitrans chromosome 4, idStoCalc2.1, whole genome shotgun sequence genomic region:
- the LOC106086076 gene encoding glutathione hydrolase 1 proenzyme, translating into MWLKFILGLILAYLYFFVFQGKQVPSVKEKEKTCSKVATKGISKWLIPPNVEVLQPPSMSTLHVYEEAAVCSDKSVCSNIGKILMQNGGNAMDGALGTLLCNGLVTMQSMGIGGGVIMTYYDKLKKQAYSILGRERAPLQVNEQLLKDLKTSDMLAKSPLAIAIPGEIAAYYEAHARFGSLPWQYILQPTVDLCDEGYELTRHQRDALFLNEQRIRQDSLLSKMFINPSNQQFLREGSHIVIPNQLCDTYRMLLSEGPATFYNGSLASLIVEDLKEMGSAITLSDLNEYRVDIRDSLKVDFDAFYLHVPPPPGSGHVLAFIMHMLENFRETFVRLQDFQALDVHRIVEAFKFGFVKRWEYDTEIDEETLLQLLSPEYAKNISHLIDDQKSYDELAYYGAKENMLSTPDYGTAQISVLGPNGDAVSATSSINYYFGSGRMGSRTGILFNNAMSDFTIEGIQNYFNLPNFHNRNYVEAHRQPMSSMVPLIVTHKQSGETRLVTGAAGGTRIISTLVQILIRTLWMNKNIKQAIDYARFHHQLLPNVLEYEFGVLQEVVEDLESRGHATERVRHKNTAVCGVEMVMGAILANVDYRKEGGVDGF; encoded by the exons atgtggtTGAAATTTATTCTAGGATTAATTCTGGCATATCTGTACTTCTTTGTGTTTCAAGGCAAACAAg TTCCATCTgtaaaagagaaagaaaaaacttGTTCAAAAGTCGCTACCAAAGGTATTTCCAAATGGTTAATTCCTCCCAATGTGGAGGTTTTGCAGCCACCCTCAATGTCTACACTGCATGTCTACGAAGAGGCTGCTGTATGCTCGGATAAAAGTGTCTGCAGTAACATTGGCAAAATTCTTATGCAAAATGGTGGCAATGCCATGGATGGTGCTCTGGGAACTCTACTCTGCAATGGTCTGGTTACCATGCAGAGTATGGGTATAGGAGGTGGTGTAATAATGACCTACTATGATAAACTCAAGAAACAAGCCTACAGCATATTGGGCAGAGAAAGGGCACCCCTGCAAGTCAACGAACAACTTCTCAAAGACTTGAAGACTTCCGATATGTTGGCAAAGTCTCCATTGGCCATTGCAATACCGGGAGAAATCGCTGCTTACTATGAAGCCCATGCCAGATTTGGCTCACTGCCTTGGCAATATATTTTACAGCCCACAGTGGATTTATGTGACGAAGGCTATGAACTGACCCGTCATCAACGTGATGCCTTGTTTCTCAACGAGCAGAGAATACGCCAAGATTCTTTGCTAAGCAAAATGTTTATTAATCCGTCCAATCAACAATTCCTGCGTGAGGGAAGTCATATTGTAATACCCAATCAGTTATGTGATACCTATAGAATGCTATTGAGCGAAGGTCCTGCCACATTTTACAATGGCTCCTTGGCTTCGCTGATTGTTGAGGATCTAAAGGAAATGGGTTCTGCCATTACCTTAAGTGATTTAAATGAATATCGTGTTGATATTCGAGATTCGTTAAAAGTTGATTTTGATGCGTTTTATCTGCATGTGCCCCCTCCACCAGGCAGTGGTCATGTGTTGGCTTTTATTATGCAtatgctggaaaattttagaGAGACATTTGTAAGGCTGCAAGATTTTCAAGCGCTGGATGTTCATAGAATCGTGGAAGCTTTCAAATTTGGATTTGTCAAACGTTGGGAATATGACACAGAAATTGACGAGGAG ACTTTGTTGCAACTTTTATCACCCGAGTATGCCAAAAATATATCGCATTTGATAGACGATCAAAAATCCTACGATGAGCTTGCATATTATGGAGCTAAAGAGAATATGCTTAGCACACCAGACTATGGTACGGCACAAATTTCGGTGTTGGGCCCTAATGGAGATGCTGTATCAGCCACAAGTTCCATAAACTACTA CTTCGGTAGTGGTCGCATGGGCTCTCGCACTGGCATACTCTTCAACAATGCCATGTCTGACTTCACCATTGAGGGCATACAGAATTATTTCAATTTGCCAAATTTTCACAACCGCAACTATGTGGAGGCACATCGTCAACCTATGTCGTCGATGGTGCCGCTGATAGTGACCCATAAACAAAGCGGAGAAACACGTTTGGTTACTGGGGCTGCAGGTGGAACACGCATTATATCCACTCTGGTGCAGATATTGATACGCACTCTGTGGatgaataaaaatattaaacaagccATTGACTATGCCCGTTTTCATCATCAATTGTTGCCCAATGTGTTGGAATATGAATTTGGTGTGTTGCAGGAAGTGGTGGAAGATTTGGAGTCTCGTGGTCATGCCACAGAGAGAGTACGTCATAAAAACACTGCCGTTTGTGGTGTGGAAATGGTGATGGGAGCCATCTTGGCTAATGTCGACTATCGCAAGGAGGGTGGTGTGGATGGTTTTTAG
- the LOC106086077 gene encoding pickpocket protein 28 — MPNQSNTPHDAPRPGYVLRLIIFYMELLKEFLSSTALNGLKYLAFKYLIFWEKLFFLVCFVAAAYNSISFAINIIEKWQTSPVIIIMNPQATFVTNEPFPSVTICNMNQASRKKVGGFPRNSSDYAMSSKVCFQDLNYTSYATSKFHKSNDTFGSFITRNAQPCSEMIAMCQWDQTLTTCTDLFREVLLDEGLCCSFNIAHPFLIYKGDYSMSRDFTTIDSQWIPIDWHPENGYPKDLPKRFYPRKAVGSGISNGLTLVLNGDIDDYYCSSTNGPGFKVQLHNPIDSPQIKETGLSVSLGYQTSFRINAIKDEAQPTLRSISPKDRQCYFSNERPLSYFQYYTRRNCESECDANFLLRTCNCIPYHLPKVIANATICYIEHFDCQVEAEKDYTDPENSKCKQECLSGCHDLSYSPKIFSTPLASENFDVDNSFMRNLTKEYITENLAYLNIYFPQNFYRSNVKTPYTGLTEYLSQTGGIMSLMIGFSVISVVEFCYFFIMKPLAQLWERCFHRNIINIQQLAAKNNAGD; from the exons ATGCCTAATCAATCGAATACTCCCCATGATGCCCCCAGGCCGGGCTATGTATTGCGTTTGATTATCTTCTATATGGAATTGCTAAAAGAATTCCTAAGTAGCACTGCTCTAAATGGTTTAAAATATTTggcttttaaatatttaattttttgggaaaA aTTATTTTTCCTTGTTTGCTTTGTTGCGGCAGCATACAATTCCATCAGCTTTGCCATCAACATTATCGAAAAGTGGCAAACTTCACCGGTCATAATCATCATGAACCCCCAAGCCACTTTTGTGACCAACGAACCATTTCCATCGGTTACCATTTGTAATATGAATCAGGCGAGTAGGAAAAAAGTTGGAGGCTTTCCTAG aaattcaTCAGATTATGCCATGAGCTCCAAAGTTTGTTTTCAAGATCTAAACTACACCTCATATGCTACCTCAAAGTTTCATAAAAGCAATGATACCTTTGGCAGTTTCATAACCAGG AACGCCCAACCCTGTTCCGAGATGATAGCCATGTGTCAATGGGATCAAACTCTAACAACATGCACCGATTTATTTCGAGAAGTCCTTCTGGACGAGGGTCTTTGCTGTTCTTTTAATATCGCACATCCATTCTTAATTTACAAAGGAGA CTATTCAATGAGCCGAGATTTTACAACTATCGACAGCCAATGGATCCCCATTGATTGGCATCCAGAGAACGGCTATCCCAAAGATCTGCCCAAGCGTTTTTACCCTCGCAAAGCTGTGGGTTCAGGTATCAGCAATGGCTTAACTCTGGTTTTAAATGGAGACATTGATGATTATTATTGTTCATCAACCAATGGACCGGGCTTTAAG GTCCAGTTACACAACCCCATTGATTCGCCCCAGATCAAAGAAACCGGTTTATCGGTGAGTCTTGGCTATCAGACCAGTTTTCGCATCAACGCCATTAAGGATGAAGCCCAGCCCACTTTACGCTCCATATCGCCCAAAGATCGTCAGTGCTATTTTAGTAATGAACGTCCTTTAAGTTATTTCCAGTATTACACCAGACGTAATTGTGAAAGTGAATGTGATGCGAACTTCTTGCTGAGAACTTGCAATTGTATACCCTATCATCTGCCGAAGGTAATTGCCAATGCCACCATCTGTTACATTGAACATTTCGATTGTCAGGTGGAAGCCGAAAAGGATTATACAGATCCGGAAAACTCAAAATGCAAACAGGAGTGTTTATCGGGCTGTCATGATTTAAGCTATTCACCAAAAATATTCTCAACACCCTTGGCCAGTGAGAATTTTGATGTGGACAATTCGTTTATGAGAAATCTCACCAAGGAATATATAACGGAAAATTTAGCTTATTTGAATATCTATTTTCCGCAAAACTTCTATCGCAGCAATGTTAAGACGCCCTACACGGGTTTAACAGAGTATTTAT CACAAACTGGTGGCATTATGAGCTTGATGATTGGCTTCAGTGTCATTTCAGTGGTGGAATTTTGTTACTTCTTCATAATGAAACCCTTGGCTCAACTCTGGGAGAGATGTTTCCATAGAAATATCATTAATATACAACAATTGGCTGCTAAAAATAATGCTGGAGATTAA
- the LOC106086070 gene encoding pickpocket protein 28-like, with the protein MNYPYHVAQRQQKTKLLPIHKYFRVNLKRFLLETSLNGLKYVYDRERNIWERAYYLISFSVVFSSGIYMAVYFLNKWQNTPVIISLSSETTSIQDIPFPSVTFCNMNQASRSKVKNYTQDSPEYALLQKLCFQKYNYTRFSSFKPRHDGDTFANFIVKSAQSCESMISYCKFGPYEEKCTDLFREVLLDEGLCCVFNQMHPFYLVKGEFQFVREYTSSNGRTTIPVNWSIETGYKKPLPKKFYPRTAAGSGVSMGLTVVLNADVNDYHCSSTNGAGFKMLLYNPLDSPHIKETGLPIALGQQTRVRINTRRTESAPTLRRIDPLDRQCYFSNEKELQYYKYYTRRNCEMECESELLLRLCQCIPYYLPMISTNASICFLKDMDCVAMAELSIMDSQTLNCKARCLSGCQELLFFPDLFVSPLAAKNYSLLNPYFKNISKAVVSRDLAQVLFYYQENFFRGNTKVPYTGFTEFMSQTGGVMSLMVGFSVMSIAEFSYFGIFKSFLDMLLHRSPKILDVKDDLEQNEAENMNEDNSLDKFHHRILFKRRKSLHSRIMVWDKDNLEQYKEKY; encoded by the exons ATGAATTATCCTTATCATGTAGCACAACGgcagcaaaaaacaaaacttttgccaattcataagtattttagagtaaattTAAAAAGATTTCTTTTGGAGACTTCATTGAATGGCCTAAAATATGTCTATGACAGAGAACGCAATATATGGGAAAG AGCCTACTATTTAATATCATTCTCCGTTGTCTTTTCCTCGGGCATTTATATGGCTGTCTATTTTCTCAACAAATGGCAAAATACCCCAGTGATCATCAGTTTAAGTTCAGAGACGACTTCTATTCAAGATATACCATTTCCTTCGGTGACCTTTTGCAATATGAATCAGGCCTCCCGCAGCAAGGTTAAAAACTACACCCA GGATTCACCGGAATATGCTTTACTacaaaaactttgtttccagAAATACAACTACACACGTTTCAGCAGTTTTAAGCCTCGTCATGATGGTGATACTTTTGCGAATTTTATAGTTAAA AGCGCCCAATCCTGTGAGAGTATGATATCTTATTGTAAATTTGGCCCTTATGAAGAAAAATGCACTGATCTCTTTCGTGAAGTCCTTTTGGATGAGGGTCTCTGTTGCGTATTTAACCAAATGCATCCATTCTATTTGGTTAAAGGAGA ATTCCAGTTTGTTCGTGAGTACACCTCATCTAATGGACGCACAACTATTCCAGTTAATTGGAGTATTGAAACTGGCTATAAGAAACCTTTACCCAAGAAATTTTATCCCCGAACTGCTGCAG GGTCCGGAGTTTCCATGGGCTTAACTGTGGTACTCAATGCAGATGTTAATGATTACCACTGCAGCTCCACTAATGGGGCAGGTTTTAAG ATGCTGTTGTACAATCCTTTGGATTCACCCCACATCAAAGAAACCGGCTTACCAATTGCTTTGGGCCAACAGACTAGGGTACGCATCAATACCAGACGAACGGAATCGGCACCCACTCTACGTCGCATAGATCCCCTAGATCGTCAATGttattttagcaatgaaaaggaATTGCAATACTACAAATACTACACACGGCGAAATTGTGAAATGGAATGTGAATCCGAATTGCTGCTGCGTCTTTGCCAATGCATTCCTTATTATCTGCCAATGATATCTACTAATGCTAGCATTTGCTTTCTCAAGGATATGGACTGTGTGGCGATGGCAGAACTTTCAATAATGGACTCCCAAACCTTGAATTGCAAGGCTAGATGTTTATCTGGTTGTCAAGAGCTATTGTTTTTCCCAGATCTATTTGTTTCGCCTTTGGCGGCAAAAAATTATAGTTTACTGAAtccatattttaaaaatatctcCAAAGCAGTGGTGAGCCGAGATTTGGCTCAGGTATTATTTTACTATCAGGAGAATTTCTTTCGGGGCAATACTAAGGTGCCATATACAGGATTTACGGAATTTATGT CACAAACTGGTGGCGTTATGAGTTTAATGGTTGGCTTTAGTGTCATGTCCATCGCAGAGTTTTcctattttggtatatttaaatcATTCCTAGATATGCTGTTGCACAGATCGCCCAAGATCTTGGATGTAAAAGATGACCTAGAGCAAAATGAAGCTGAAAATATG AATGAAGACAATTCTTTGGATAAATTTCATCATCGTATATTATTTAAGCGTCGTAAATCACTACATAGCCGCATCATGGTATGGGATAAGGATAATTTGGAGCAGTACAAAGAAAAGTATTGA